In Apostichopus japonicus isolate 1M-3 chromosome 3, ASM3797524v1, whole genome shotgun sequence, a single genomic region encodes these proteins:
- the LOC139962749 gene encoding chloride channel protein C-like — protein MSLRHTKKTTRSMYDDHTEVHPTDDRSGFFARGRDFESRYVNHSYTEQEKEVLASYESVDYLPPHSHVYRNWLRQQPARLDWDRWMMMGFIGFAIGFIGFLLHQLIDLISEFKWELAQKLIDEDRMAVAWVFVTGFSLALVLIGSSMVVFFRPSAAGSGLPELIGYLNGALVRHIFNIKTLVVKFFSCACAVSSGLPVGPEGPMIHMGSLVGAGLSQFKSVTLGFSLPFFERFRNPEDRRNFISAGSAAGVASAFGAPVGGLLFAMEEVSSFWSMKLSWQVFFSCMVSTVTTDLFNSAFSSFRYDGQFGLFKADKYILFQVRKGLDVNIIMFIPTVIIGMIGGVLGALFVFSNLKLARVRRALIAKFESPLTQKLFRLLEPCVIIVLVTTGSIFLPAAFDCSPYTCYYRGETEAPVNKGLSPQCLDSNTTAYTEKSVSYYTCPQTNSDYNKTFNQVATLLFVTGEEAIHHLFSRETHWEFTYLPLFTVLIFYFILACWSCGPSISAGLVVPMLYIGALYGRIIGLTMVSMFGVKDVEQDEYWAWMDPGAFALIGAASFFGGVSRLTMSLTVIMMEITNDVQFLLPIMVAIMTAKWVGDLFTHPLYHALLEVKCIPFLDSEPVIMHAKKNVNLELFTARQAMATPPVMVHPRESVRRLSNLLIHTKHGGYPMVPGSDAPEKKDKFMGIITRVELEILLLNEQLFETTTEEPDHEPEINALDYQKLQLIEKVQDVNRLDELIVSYAENPMYDNIFINLGPYVNHSATSIQESFSLHRTYIIFRTLGLRHLTVLNGQNQVVGIITRKDLMGFRMEEKLGPLLDRGEGNVDDIITPRYVEMSQNASPADVLIQSEPQLQAW, from the exons ATGAGTTTGAGACATACCAAGAAGACTACCAGGAGTATGTACGATGACCACACAGAGGTACATCCCACAGATGACAGAAGCGGATTCTTCGCACGAGGGAGGGACTTTGAGAGCAGATACGTAAATCATTCATATACTGAACAGGAGAAGGAGGTGCTTGCATCTTATGAGAGTGTCGACTATCTTCCACCTCATAGCCATGTCTACAGAAATTGGTTGAGACAGCAACCAGCAAG GTTGGACTGGGATCGATGGATGATGATGGGCTTCATTGGTTTTGCGATTGGTTTCATTGGTTTCCTTCTCCATCAACTGATTGATCTCATCTCAGAATTCAAATGGGAACTGGCACAGAAGCTCatagat GAAGACAGGATGGCAGTGGCATGGGTGTTTGTGACAGGATTTAGTCTGGCTCTAGTACTTATTGGAAGCAGTATGGTTGTG TTTTTCCGCCCATCTGCTGCTGGATCGGGTCTTCCAGAGTTGATAGGGTATCTTAACGGTGCTTTGGTTCGACATATATTCAACATCAAGACCCTGGTTGTCAAGTTCTTTTCTTGTGCCTGTGCTGTAAGCAGTGGATTGCCAGTTGGTCCAGAGGGACCTATGATTCACATGGG GTCCTTGGTTGGAGCAGGATTGAGCCAGTTTAAGTCTGTTACCTTGGGATTCTCACTTCCATTCTTTGAGAGGTTTCGGAATCCAGAGGACAG ACGTAATTTCATCTCCGCTGGTTCGGCGGCAGGAGTCGCCTCAGCATTTGGTGCTCCGGTGGGGGGCCTCCTTTTTGCCATGGAGGAAGTTTCTTCATTTTGGAGTATGAAGTTGTCATGGCAAGTCTTTTTCAGCTGTATGGTATCCACGGTGACCACTGATCTTTTCAACTCTGCCTTCAGCAGCTTTCGATACGACGGACAATTTGGTTTATTTAAGGCAGACAAGTACATATTATTTCAA GTTCGCAAGGGTCTCGATGTCAACATTATCATGTTTATTCCCACCGTCATCATTGGAATGATTGGAGGCGTTCTAGGTGCTCTCTTTGTCTTTAGCAATCTTAAACTAGCTCGTGTCAGAAGAGCCCTCATTGCCAAATTTGAGAGTCCGTTGACGCAGAAACTGTTCCGTTTACTCGAACCCTGTGTCATTATT GTGTTGGTGACCACTGGATCCATTTTCCTACCTGCTGCCTTTGACTGTAGCCCATACACATGTTACTATAGAGGGGAAACTGAAGC GCCTGTAAACAAAGGTCTTAGCCCACAGTGTCTTGATTCCAATACAACAGCTTATACAGAAAAATCTGTAAGCTACTACACATGTCCACAGACCAATAGCGACTATAATAAAACTTTTAATCAAG TTGCCACTCTCCTCTTTGTTACGGGGGAGGAAGCCATTCACCATCTCTTCTCCCGGGAGACTCATTGGGAGTTTACATACCTGCCTCTGTTTACTGTCCTCATCTTCTATTTCATCTTGGCCTGTTGGTCTTGTGGTCCATCCATCTCTGCTGGTCTTGTCGTGCCCATGTT GTACATTGGTGCCTTATACGGTCGAATAATCGGTCTAACGATGGTATCCATGTTTGGTGTCAAAGATGTTGAACAGGATGAATATTGGGCGTGGATGGACCCTGGAGCATTTGCCCTCATCGGTGCAGCGTCCTTTTTCGGTGGAGTTTCACGGCTGACGATGTCCTTAACAGTCATTATG ATGGAGATTACTAACGACGTACAGTTTCTGTTACCAATCATGGTAGCCATCATGACTGCTAAGTGGGTCGGCGATCTCTTCACTCACCCTCTGTACCATGCTCTGCTAGAAGTCAAATGTATTCCATTCTTAGACTCAGAACCAGTCATAATGCATGCCAAGAAAAA TGTCAACTTGGAATTGTTTACGGCACGTCAAGCCATGGCGACTCCTCCTGTTATGGTGCACCCTCGAGAGAGTGTCCGTCGACTGTCCAATCTCCTGATACACACAAAGCACGGTGGATATCCAATGGTTCCAGGCAGTGATGCTCCAGAGAAGAAAGACAAATTCATGGGCATTATTACAAG AGTTGAGTTGGAGATACTGCTTCTAAATGAGCAACTTTTTGAAACAACAACAGAGGAACCTGATCATGAACCGGAAATTAACGCATTAGATTACCAAAAG TTGCAACTGATTGAGAAAGTACAAGATGTGAACAGACTTGATGAGTTAATCGTATCTTACGCTGAGAACCCGATGTACGATAACATCTTCATCAATTTG GGGCCATATGTGAACCACTCAGCTACGTCTATTCAAGAAAGCTTCTCTCTTCATCGGACATACATCATCTTCAGGACATTGGGCCTCCGGCATCTCACGGTACTCAACGGCCAGAATCAAGTGGTGGGAATTATTACCCGGAAGGACCTTATGGGCTTCCGTATGGAAGAGAAACTCGGCCCTCTCTTGGACCGGGGTGAGGGTAACGTGGATGATATCATCACACCACGATATGTTGAAATGTCACAG